One Mycobacterium sp. SMC-4 DNA window includes the following coding sequences:
- a CDS encoding CAP domain-containing protein: protein MTVSKTLRIAPAVAVLGAAISGAVGVPAAHADNKRLNESVVVNVYTVQHKNGCDTEIAINPKLRLAAQWHTNDLLNNRALDGDIGSDGSTVADRARNAGYDGTVAQTVAINPALAISGIELINRWYHRPDYYAIMSDCSNIDIGVWSENLIDRSVVVAVYGKGDFGAPVQAPIRDFGQPG from the coding sequence GTGACCGTCAGCAAGACCCTGCGCATCGCACCCGCGGTGGCTGTGCTCGGCGCGGCCATCAGCGGCGCGGTCGGGGTGCCCGCCGCGCACGCCGACAACAAGCGGCTCAACGAAAGTGTTGTCGTCAACGTCTACACGGTTCAGCACAAGAACGGTTGCGACACCGAGATCGCGATCAACCCCAAGCTGCGGCTGGCCGCGCAATGGCACACCAACGACCTACTGAACAACCGGGCGCTCGACGGTGACATCGGTTCGGACGGCTCAACGGTCGCCGACCGCGCACGCAACGCCGGCTACGACGGCACGGTGGCCCAGACCGTCGCGATCAACCCGGCGCTGGCCATCAGCGGCATCGAGCTGATCAACCGGTGGTACCACCGGCCCGACTACTACGCGATCATGTCGGACTGCTCGAACATCGACATCGGCGTGTGGTCGGAGAACCTCATCGACCGCAGCGTCGTCGTCGCGGTCTACGGCAAGGGTGACTTCGGGGCGCCGGTACAGGCGCCGATCCGCGACTTCGGCCAGCCCGGCTGA
- the era gene encoding GTPase Era, producing MTEFRSGFVCFVGRPNTGKSTLTNALVGSKVAITSNRPQTTRHTIRGIVHRDDFQIVLVDTPGLHRPRTLLGQRLNDLVKGTYSEVDVIGLCIPADEKIGPGDRWIFEQIRAVAPRTTLIAIVTKIDKVGKDRVAEQLVAVSELVGPNTEIVPVSATSGAQLEVLTDVLVAQLPPGPAFYPDGELTDEPEEVLMAELIREAALEGVRDELPHSLAVVIEEVEQRPDRDDLIDVHAVLYVERDSQKGIVIGKGGARLREVGTAARTQIEKLLGTKVFLDLRVKVAKNWQRDPKQLGRLGF from the coding sequence GTGACCGAATTCCGTTCGGGCTTCGTCTGTTTCGTCGGCAGGCCCAACACTGGCAAGTCGACGCTGACCAACGCGCTGGTCGGCAGTAAGGTGGCCATCACGTCGAACCGGCCGCAGACCACCCGCCACACCATCCGCGGCATCGTGCACCGCGACGACTTCCAGATCGTGTTGGTCGACACCCCGGGGCTGCATCGGCCGCGCACCCTGCTCGGTCAGCGGCTCAACGACCTGGTCAAGGGCACCTACTCCGAGGTCGACGTGATCGGGCTGTGCATTCCCGCCGACGAGAAGATCGGGCCGGGGGACCGGTGGATCTTCGAGCAGATCCGTGCCGTCGCCCCACGGACCACGCTGATCGCGATCGTCACCAAGATCGACAAGGTCGGCAAGGACCGGGTGGCCGAGCAGCTGGTGGCGGTCAGCGAGTTGGTCGGCCCGAATACCGAGATCGTGCCGGTCTCGGCCACCTCCGGCGCCCAGCTTGAGGTGCTGACCGATGTGCTGGTCGCGCAGCTGCCGCCCGGCCCGGCGTTCTATCCCGACGGTGAGCTCACCGATGAGCCCGAAGAGGTGCTGATGGCCGAGTTGATCCGGGAAGCAGCGCTGGAGGGAGTGCGCGACGAGCTGCCGCACTCGCTGGCGGTGGTGATCGAGGAGGTCGAACAGCGGCCCGACCGCGACGATCTCATCGACGTGCACGCCGTGCTCTACGTCGAACGCGATTCACAGAAAGGCATCGTGATCGGCAAGGGCGGAGCCCGACTGCGCGAGGTCGGCACCGCCGCGCGGACCCAGATCGAGAAGTTGCTGGGCACCAAGGTGTTTTTGGACTTGCGGGTCAAGGTCGCCAAGAACTGGCAGCGCGACCCCAAACAGCTGGGTCGACTGGGATTCTGA
- a CDS encoding cytidine deaminase, whose translation MTELDAENAKLVVLARGAMGRAEAASGAAVRDSDGRTYAGAPVSLMALELTALQAAVAAAVSSGAAGLEAAVLVGGSDEDPGVAAVRELSADAVVIVTDRTGAVQ comes from the coding sequence ATGACCGAACTCGACGCCGAGAACGCCAAACTGGTGGTGTTGGCCAGGGGTGCGATGGGCCGCGCCGAAGCAGCCAGTGGCGCTGCGGTACGCGACTCCGATGGCCGCACCTACGCCGGCGCGCCGGTGTCGCTGATGGCACTTGAGCTGACTGCTCTGCAGGCTGCGGTGGCTGCAGCGGTGTCCAGTGGTGCGGCCGGATTGGAGGCCGCGGTGCTGGTCGGTGGCTCCGACGAGGATCCCGGCGTCGCGGCGGTGCGCGAGCTCTCCGCCGACGCCGTCGTCATCGTCACCGACCGGACAGGCGCCGTACAGTGA